One Cumulibacter manganitolerans genomic window, CGGCACCCACGATCAGGTAGTCGACCTGCACCGCGCCTCCCGCCTCGTTCGATGCCGTAACGCTACTGGCCCCGGGCGAGAGCGCTGCCGTTATGGTGCTGGCATGCCTCCATCGACGGCCGAGCCGCTCTCGACGACCTTGATCGGCGACGGCGGCCCGCTCACGGTCTTCCTGCACGGCCTGTTCGGGCAGGGCAAGAACTTCACGACCATCGCGAAGGCGCTCGCGCCGGGCCGCAGCTCGCTCCTGGTCGACCTGCCCAACCACGGCGGCTCGGCCTGGACCACCGACGTCGACTACGAGCAGATGGCTGCGGCGGTGGCGGCCGAGATCGCCGCCTCCGGCCGCGGGCCGGCCGCGGTCGTCGGCCACTCCATGGGCGGGAAGGTCGCGATGGTCGTGGCGCTGCGCCACCCCGAGCTGGTGGAGCGGCTGGTGGTGGTGGACATCGCGCCCGTCTCCACTTCCGGCATGTCGCAGTTCGCCGACCTCCTCGGCGCGCTGGGGGAGCTGGACCTCGGCACCCTCGGCTCGCGGTCGGAGGCCGACCGGCTGCTGCGCCGCCGGGTACCCGAGGACAGCGTCCGCGGGTTCCTGCTGCAGAACCTGCGGCACCGGGACGGACGGTGGGTCTGGCGCGCCAACCTGGATCTGCTGCGCAGCAGCCTGCCGCGGATCGGTGGCTTCCCCTCCGGGCTCGACGCCGCGCCGTACGACGGCCCCGTGCTGTGGATCGCCGGCGGCGACTCGCAGTACATCCGCGACGAGCACACCGAGGCCATGCGCGCGCTGTTCCCGCGGGTGCGCAAGGTGACCATCAAGGGCGCCGGGCACTGGGTCCACTCGGAGCAGCAGGCGGTGTTCATCGAGGTGCTCCGGCGGTTCCTCGACGGTCCGTCGTAGGTCTCCAGGGCCACCGGAGCGGCGCCGTCGCCGATAGTTAGGATCGGCAACAAAGGGAGGTGCCGATGCCGGATTCGTACTTTCGACGGCTCGCGGAACACCGCTTCCAGGCGACCGAGCACACGACCGGCGCGTGGGATCCCGGCGAGCAGCACATCGCGCCGGCCCTCGGCCTGCTGCTGCACGCGGTGGAGACAGACCGCGACGCCCGCCGCGACGACGGCCTCGTGGTGGGGCGGCTGTCCTACGACATCCTCGGCACGGTGCCGGTGGCGGACTTCGACCTCGACGTGCGGGTCGTGCGGCCCGGCCGGACGATCGAGCTTGTCGAGGCGACCCTCGCCCACGCCGGACGGGCCATCGTGCTGCTGCGGGTGTGGCTGATGAGCCGCGCGCAGACCTCCCGGTTCGCGGCCAGCCCGTTCGCCGCGATGCCGCCCCGAGACCGGATGCGGCCGTGGAGCCCCTCGTCGGTGTGGCCGGGCGGATTCATCGCCTCGGCCGAGGCCTACCGGCTCGAGCAGGAACCGGGCAGGGCGGCGTACTGGGTGCGCCCGAAGGTCGAGCTGATCGACGGCGAGCCGGTCAGCGCCCTGTCCCGCGCCGCCGGCCTGATCGACATCGCCAACGGCATGACCGTGCGCGCGAGCCCCGACGAGGTGCTGTTCCCGAACATCGACGTCACGGCCCACTTCTTCAACCAGCCGGAGGGCGACTGGCTCGGCTTCGATACGTTCGTGTCGTTCGGGTCCGGTGGCCTCGGGCTCACCCACAGCGTGCTGCACGACGAAGGCGGCCCCATCGGCGTGCTGTCCCAGGTGCTGACGGTACGGCCCAGATGACGGAGGATCAGATGACCCGAAAGACCGCCCGCGTCGACGAGCTCGCGCAGCGGCTCGCCGACTTCATGGCCGAGCATGTCTACCCGAACGAGCGTCGCTACTACCTGGAGGCTGAGCGGCTCGGACCCTGGGCGGTGTACCCCGTGATCGAGGAGCTCAAGCCGCTGGCCCGCGAAGCGGGCCTCTGGAACCTCTGGCTGCCGGCGTCCGAGTCCGAGAACGGCCTGACGAACCGCGAGTACGCGCCGCTCTGCGAGATCATGGGCCGCAGCGCGCTGGCCCCCGAGATCTTCAACTGCGCTGCTCCCGACACCGGCAACATGGAGACGATCCTGCGCTACGGCACGACCGAGCAGAGGCAGCAGTGGCTCGAACCCCTGCTGGCCGGCCAGATCAGGTCCGCCTTCGCGATGACCGAGCCCGAGGAGGCGTCGTCCGACGCCACCCAGATCGGCAGCTCGATCGTCCGCGACGGCGACGAGTACGTCGTCAACGGCCGCAAGTGGTACACGACCGGCGCCACCGACCCGCGCTGCCAGATCATCATCTTCATGGGCAAGAGCGACCCCGACAACGCCAACCCGCACCAGCGGCAGTCGATGATCCTCGTCCCGAAGAACGCGCCCGGCGTCGAGGTGCTCCGGTCGCTTCCGGTGCTCGGCTTCTACGGCGTACCCGACCGCGCGTCGGAGGTGCTGTTCTCCGACGTGCGGGTACCGGCCTCCAACATGCTGCTCGGCGAGGGCCGCGGCTTCGAGATCGCGCAGGGCCGGCTCGGGCCCGGGCGCATCCACCACTGCATGCGGCTGATCGGCCTGGCCGAGCGGGTGCTGGAGCGGATGTGCCGGCGTGCCGAGCTGCGCGCTCCGTTCGGCCGGCCGCTCAGCGAGCAGACCGTGACGCTCGAGCGCATCGCCGAGTCCCGCATTCTCATCGAGCAGGCCCGGCTGCTCACGCTGAACGCCGCGGAGATGATGGACGCGGTGGGCAACAAGGGGGCCAAGCAGCACATCGCGATGATCAAGGTCGCCGCGCCGCGGATGGCCCAGACGATCATCGACTGGGCCATGCAGGCCTTCGGTGGCGGCGGCACCGGCAACGACCACTTCCTCGCCTCGGCCTTCGGCACGGCGCGGCTGCTGCGGCTTGCCGACGGCCCTGACGAGGTGCACCGCAACCAGATCGGCCGGCTCGAGCTGCGCAAGTACCGTGACGTCGACCCGGCCCGCACCGGCGGTGGCGCGGAGGTGCTCGCGCTGGACGAGTCGCGCCGCCTGGCGGCCGAGGGCCTGTGGCCGCGCCCGACCGACGAGGGTGCCCGATGACCTCCCTACGCGCGCGCATCGCCACCCCCGCCGACCTGGCGGCCGTGCAGGACATCGAGGCGGCAGCGGACCGGGTCTTCGCGCCCGTGCTGGACGTCGCCGGCTGGGGAACGCCGCCGAGCGGCGCCGAGCGGGCCGAGACGGGCGGGTTCGTGCTCGTCGTCGGGCAGCCGGTCGTCGGGTTCGCGCACGTGGTCGAGGTCGACGGCCATCACCACCTCGATCAGGTGGCCGTCCACCCCAGCCACATGCGCCAGGGCATTGGCACCGAGCTGGTGTACGCCGCGGTCGACATGGTCGCGAGCCTGGGCGGCGGCGACCTCACGCTGATCACCTTCGCCGACGTGCCGTGGAACGCGCCGTTCTACGAGACGCTGGGCTTCGAGACGGTCGATCCGGCGCCGGCGCGCCTCGAGCCGCTGCTGGCGCGAGAACGCGCCGGCGGCCTGCACGCCGCCGGTCGTCGCGTGGTGATGAGCCGCAGCATCACCGCCGGCGTCGTGCCGCGCCCCGCGGTGAGCGTGATCCCCGTGCGCGACGGCGAGCGCGGGCTCGAGGTGTACGTGCAGCACCGGGTGCACACCATGGACTTCGCGCCCGGCGCGGTGGTCTTCCCCGGCGGCCGGGTCGACCCCATCGATGCTGAGCACCCACCCGAGGTGTCCGCCGCGGTCATGTCGGATCTGCTCGACGCCTGGCGGGACTCGACGTACGTCGGCAATGCCGAGGACCGCAGCCTCGCCGTGCGAACCATCCTGGCGACCGGGCTCCGCGAGATGGCCGAGGAGACCGGCGTCGACCTGCGGGTGGAGGAGCTGCTGCCCTGGGACGACTGGACCACGCCACCGGGATTCCCGAAGCGATTCCAGGTGCACTTCATGGTGACCGGGCTCCCGAGCGACGATCCGCGCTCGCCGCAGAACACCACCACGGAGGCGCTGGCTTCGGAGTGGCTTCCCGTGCGCGAGATCCTCGAACGCGGGCGCGGGGGAGATCTGCAGCTCATGACCCCGACGCGGGTGATCCTGCAGGAGCTGGAGGAGCTGGGGTCGGCGGATGCCGTGCTGGCTGCCCATCCGCAGCCGACGCCGGTGCACCTGGACCGCAGCGGGACCCGACCCCGCCCCAGCCGCAAGCCGGGCTAGCTCTCCCCGTCCACGCAGGAGGCCGACGTCCGGCTCAGCTCACCGAGCGGTTGCGGTTGCCGACCGGAGCGGGCTTCGTCTGCTGCACCCGGTCGCTCGGACCGTCGTCCTTGCGCGTCATGATCTCGGTGATCTCCGCCCGGATGGCCGGCCCGGGCAGCCCCCAGCCGTCGCGGTAGGAGTAGACCTCGCGCAGCGGCGACTGGCCGAGGTGCCCGTCGAGCATCGCCACATCGTCCGGGGTGATCAGCCCGGGATGCGCGACGCCGGCGGCCTCCGACACCTTCAGCAGGTCCCGGCGCAGCGTCATGACGTAGTTGGCCAGCCGGTCGGCCTTCTTCGCCGGGTCGAGCCCGTGCGCGAGCCAGGGGCTCTGCGTCGCCACCCCGGTGGGGCAGTGGTCGGTGTGGCACTTCTGGGCCTGGATGCAGCCGATCGCGAGCATGGCCTCGCGCGCGACGTTGACCATGTCGGCGCCCAGCGCGAAGGCGACGATCGCGTTGTCGGGCAGCCCGAGCTTCCCGGAACCGATCCAGACGACGCGGTCGGTGAGTCCGGCCGCCGCGAAGATCCGGTAGACCTCGCTGAACGCGACCCGGAACGGGAAGGACACGTTGTCGGAGAAGACCATCGGCGCGGCCCCGGTGCCGCCCTCACCGCCGTCGATGGTGATGAAGTCGACGCCGCGGTCTCCGGGAGCCATCCGCTCGGCCAGCTCGTGCCAGAACTCGAGGTCTCCGACGGCCGACTTGATGCCGACCGGAAGACCCGTGGCGTCGGCGATCCGCTCGACGAAGTCGAGCATCTCGTCGATGTTGCCGAACGCCGAGTGCCGCGAGGGGCTGATCACGTCCTTGCCCTGCTCGACGCCGCGGATGCGGGCGATCTCGGCGTTCACCTTCGCGCCCGGGAGGTGGCCGCCCAGACCCGGCTTCGCGCCCTGGCTGAGCTTGATCTCGATCATCCGCACCGGGGCCGACTCGACCACGGAGACCAGCTTCTCGAGACTGAAGTGCCCGTCGGCGTCCCGGCAGCCGAAGTAGCCGGTGCCGATCTGCATGACCAGGTCGCCGCCCTGGCGGTGGTGGTCGGACAGCCCGCCCTCGCCGGTGTTGTGCATGAAGCCGCCGAGCCTGGCCCCGGTGTTGATGGCGGCGATCGCCTGGGGGCTCAGCGAGCCGAACGACATCGCCGAGACGTTGACCACCGACGCGGGCCGGAAGGCCAGCCGCCGGCCGCGAGCGGCGCCGACGACCTTGGCGCAGGGCAACGGTGTCTCCTGGCCACCGTGCAGCTTGGCGTTGGGCGCCACGTCCGAGAACGTGCGCTGCTTGATGATCGGGTAGACGCCGTGCTCCATGTCGTTGTCGGTGCCGAAGCCGAAGTAGTTGTTCTCCTTCTTCGCCGACGAGTAGACCCAGCGCCGCTGGTCGCGGCTGAAGGGCCGCTCCTCGTCGTTGCCGGTCACGATGTACTGGCGGATCTCCGGACCGATGGCCTCCAGCGCGTACCGCAGCCGCGCGATGACCGGAAAGTTCCGCCGCAGCGCGTGGTCGCGTTGGATGAGGTCCTGCAGGGCCATCCCGGCGGCGCCGACGACGGGGGCGAGGGCTGCGATGGTGCGCTTCTTCATATGCCCAGCCTGCCACCGACGCGGCGTCCGCGGGGCAAGTACTACGCGAATGACGCGCCCCGCAGGTACGGTCGAGCGATGGACGCGCGCGACGTACTCATCGACGGCATCGAACGCAGCTGCGAGGTCTGCCACGGCCTGCTCGACGGCCTGACCGCCGACCAGGTCAACTGGCGACCCGGCGGCGATCACAACTCGATCGGCTGGCTGGTCTGGCACATCGCCCGCGAGCAGGACGTCCAGATCGCCGCGCTGGCCGGAAGCGAGCAGGCATGGACCGCGAAGGGCTGGGTCGACCGGTTCGCCCTGGACCTGCCCGCCGGGTCCATGGGGTACGGCCACACGGCCGAGGAGGCCGGCCGGGTCGTCGTGCACGACCCCTGCCTGCTGTCCGGCTACCTCGACGACGCGGTCGACGCGACGATCCGCTATCTGAAGAGCCTCGACGAGGGGTCCTTGCAGGACGTCGTCGACCAGCGGTGGGATCCTCCGGTGACCCGGGGCGTGCGGCTGGTCAGCGTCGTCGACGACGCATCCCAGCACGCGGGGCAGGCCGCCTACGTGCGCGGGTTGCTGCCCTGACCGAGGCGCGCTCAGGCGGGCTTGACGTCCAGGACGACGTCGAACTCGAGCAGGTTCGCGCCTTGGGCGACCGGCTTCCCGTGCTCGCCGGCGTGGGCGGCACGGGCGTCGCCGTCCCGCCACGCGGCGTACGACGCCTCGTCCGCCCAGTGCGTGACGACGAAGTAGCGCTCCTCGCCGGCCGTCGGACGCAGCAGCTGGAATCCGAGGAAGCCCGGCGACGACTCGACCGCACCCGCTCGCGCGGCGAACCGGCGCTCGAGCTCGGGTCCGGCCTGCGGCGGGACGTTGATCGCGTTGATCTTCACAATCGACATGCCCATCAGCGTAGTGAACGCGCGTCGTCGGACGTCAGGATGACGAGCTGCTGGGTCGCCCGCGTCATGGCGACGTACCGGTCGACGGCGCCCTCGATGCCGGTGCCGAAGCGCTCCGGGTCGACCAGGACCACGAGGTCGAACTCCAGGCCCTTCGCGGTCTGCGGGGTGAGCGACCGGATGCGGTCGGTGCCGAGGAACGCAGGATCACCGATCACGCATCCGATCCCGTCCTCGTGCGCGCCCAGCCAGCCGTCGACGACCGAGCGCAGCGCAGAACGGGGAGCGTGCACGACGGGCTGCCCGGTGCTGCGCACCGAGGCCGGCACGTTCGCGTCCGGCAGCAGGGCGGTGATCACCGGCGCCGCTTCCTCCATGACCTCGGTCGGCGTCCGGTAGTTGATGCCGAGCGTGCGGACGCGGACCCCGTCGAGGCCCGCACCGCGCAGCCGCTCCGGCCAGCTCTCGGTGAACCCGTGCCGCGCCTGGGCCCGATCGCCCACGATCGTGAGGCTCAGCGACGGGCAACGAGTGAGCACCATCTGCCACTCGGCGTCCGTCAGCTCCTGCGCCTCGTCGACGATGACGTGCGCGAACGGCCCCGCGAGGGGGTCGGGGGCCGCCGCGCGGACGCCGCTGTCGTCGACGAGGACCTCGCGCAGGTCGGCGCCGCGCAGCATGCGCATCACCAACAGCTCCGAGTCGTCGGCGCTGATGAGGTCCTCCACGACGTCGGACATCCGCTGCCGCTGCGCGGCGAGCGCCCGCCGGCGGGCCCGCTGCCGTCGCGGCTCGTCGGGGTCACCGAGGCGACGCCGGGCGGCATCGAGCAGCGGCAGGTCGGACGACGTCCACGCGCGGGCGTCGACCCGCTGTAGAGCGTGCACCTCGTCGCGGGTCAGCCACGGCGCGCACATGCGCAG contains:
- a CDS encoding thioesterase family protein; amino-acid sequence: MPDSYFRRLAEHRFQATEHTTGAWDPGEQHIAPALGLLLHAVETDRDARRDDGLVVGRLSYDILGTVPVADFDLDVRVVRPGRTIELVEATLAHAGRAIVLLRVWLMSRAQTSRFAASPFAAMPPRDRMRPWSPSSVWPGGFIASAEAYRLEQEPGRAAYWVRPKVELIDGEPVSALSRAAGLIDIANGMTVRASPDEVLFPNIDVTAHFFNQPEGDWLGFDTFVSFGSGGLGLTHSVLHDEGGPIGVLSQVLTVRPR
- a CDS encoding GNAT family N-acetyltransferase, with protein sequence MTSLRARIATPADLAAVQDIEAAADRVFAPVLDVAGWGTPPSGAERAETGGFVLVVGQPVVGFAHVVEVDGHHHLDQVAVHPSHMRQGIGTELVYAAVDMVASLGGGDLTLITFADVPWNAPFYETLGFETVDPAPARLEPLLARERAGGLHAAGRRVVMSRSITAGVVPRPAVSVIPVRDGERGLEVYVQHRVHTMDFAPGAVVFPGGRVDPIDAEHPPEVSAAVMSDLLDAWRDSTYVGNAEDRSLAVRTILATGLREMAEETGVDLRVEELLPWDDWTTPPGFPKRFQVHFMVTGLPSDDPRSPQNTTTEALASEWLPVREILERGRGGDLQLMTPTRVILQELEELGSADAVLAAHPQPTPVHLDRSGTRPRPSRKPG
- a CDS encoding mycothiol transferase: MDARDVLIDGIERSCEVCHGLLDGLTADQVNWRPGGDHNSIGWLVWHIAREQDVQIAALAGSEQAWTAKGWVDRFALDLPAGSMGYGHTAEEAGRVVVHDPCLLSGYLDDAVDATIRYLKSLDEGSLQDVVDQRWDPPVTRGVRLVSVVDDASQHAGQAAYVRGLLP
- a CDS encoding alpha/beta fold hydrolase, which produces MPPSTAEPLSTTLIGDGGPLTVFLHGLFGQGKNFTTIAKALAPGRSSLLVDLPNHGGSAWTTDVDYEQMAAAVAAEIAASGRGPAAVVGHSMGGKVAMVVALRHPELVERLVVVDIAPVSTSGMSQFADLLGALGELDLGTLGSRSEADRLLRRRVPEDSVRGFLLQNLRHRDGRWVWRANLDLLRSSLPRIGGFPSGLDAAPYDGPVLWIAGGDSQYIRDEHTEAMRALFPRVRKVTIKGAGHWVHSEQQAVFIEVLRRFLDGPS
- a CDS encoding acyl-CoA dehydrogenase family protein translates to MTRKTARVDELAQRLADFMAEHVYPNERRYYLEAERLGPWAVYPVIEELKPLAREAGLWNLWLPASESENGLTNREYAPLCEIMGRSALAPEIFNCAAPDTGNMETILRYGTTEQRQQWLEPLLAGQIRSAFAMTEPEEASSDATQIGSSIVRDGDEYVVNGRKWYTTGATDPRCQIIIFMGKSDPDNANPHQRQSMILVPKNAPGVEVLRSLPVLGFYGVPDRASEVLFSDVRVPASNMLLGEGRGFEIAQGRLGPGRIHHCMRLIGLAERVLERMCRRAELRAPFGRPLSEQTVTLERIAESRILIEQARLLTLNAAEMMDAVGNKGAKQHIAMIKVAAPRMAQTIIDWAMQAFGGGGTGNDHFLASAFGTARLLRLADGPDEVHRNQIGRLELRKYRDVDPARTGGGAEVLALDESRRLAAEGLWPRPTDEGAR
- a CDS encoding antibiotic biosynthesis monooxygenase family protein, whose translation is MSIVKINAINVPPQAGPELERRFAARAGAVESSPGFLGFQLLRPTAGEERYFVVTHWADEASYAAWRDGDARAAHAGEHGKPVAQGANLLEFDVVLDVKPA
- a CDS encoding FMN-binding glutamate synthase family protein, which codes for MKKRTIAALAPVVGAAGMALQDLIQRDHALRRNFPVIARLRYALEAIGPEIRQYIVTGNDEERPFSRDQRRWVYSSAKKENNYFGFGTDNDMEHGVYPIIKQRTFSDVAPNAKLHGGQETPLPCAKVVGAARGRRLAFRPASVVNVSAMSFGSLSPQAIAAINTGARLGGFMHNTGEGGLSDHHRQGGDLVMQIGTGYFGCRDADGHFSLEKLVSVVESAPVRMIEIKLSQGAKPGLGGHLPGAKVNAEIARIRGVEQGKDVISPSRHSAFGNIDEMLDFVERIADATGLPVGIKSAVGDLEFWHELAERMAPGDRGVDFITIDGGEGGTGAAPMVFSDNVSFPFRVAFSEVYRIFAAAGLTDRVVWIGSGKLGLPDNAIVAFALGADMVNVAREAMLAIGCIQAQKCHTDHCPTGVATQSPWLAHGLDPAKKADRLANYVMTLRRDLLKVSEAAGVAHPGLITPDDVAMLDGHLGQSPLREVYSYRDGWGLPGPAIRAEITEIMTRKDDGPSDRVQQTKPAPVGNRNRSVS